The Camelus bactrianus isolate YW-2024 breed Bactrian camel chromosome 1, ASM4877302v1, whole genome shotgun sequence genome segment TAAagtaaattgttttttctttaaaaggtggCTGAATGTGTTTTAAGTGTGAGAATCACTGACCTTGAGTATTTAATCGAAAAATCTTCAGTGATAAATGTGAGCCGTATACTGCCAAGCAGTGGGTTCAGTGTTAATATACAGCCCTTGTCCTGATAGAGTTTACCGTGTAGTGGGGCAAAAAAGTAACCAGGTAGTTACAATTCAGCATTACAAGCATTATAGTGGACAAGTGCAAGGTGCTAAAAGAACTAGTAGGGCGAATAATTGACCTAAAGTTTGAGGTGAAGAATAGCTAGAGATGTAGCTGAAGAGTTAAGCAGAGGGTGTTTTTTATGAAAAACTTTTATACGTCATATGTATGTTTAGACTTTAACCTGGCAGCAATGGGCTTAAACATACACATTGAAGATGTCAGTGTATTGATCAGATTTGCACTAGCTCCAAATGACTTAGAGATGAGGGAGAGTAAATCTAGGAGATGCAATAAAGAAAACAGGGTTGAAGAGAAGTGAATGGATTCTACAAGTGTTTAGAAAGTAAATGAATATAATTCAGATGGATTAGGTATGGTGCGTGTGAGAGGGAGCAGTAATGAAATGACCTCGTTTCTGGCTTCAGCAAATGGATAGATAGCAGTGTCCCTTCCTGATACAATGCAGAAAGAGAAGCAGCTTGGGAAGGGAGCGGAGAGAGTTTATTTCAATTTGTGCATTTGAGgtgtcatggtgattgaagccaaGGAGGTAGATCAAGCTCATAGGGAAAATGTTTAGATTGAAAAAAGCGCTAAGGACAGAATTCAGAAGCACATCCACCTCTTGTGTGGGGTGGAAAGTGGAATCTGAGCATCAGTGCACAGGTTAGAGACCCAGGAGCATGCAGTGTCATTAAATGAAGCCAAGGGAAGAAGGAATTTTTCAACTATTTtagttgaattttatgaaaagtttaatgcctttttttttccttcaaatctgGCACTAGTTTCACATACTTAAGCATCTTCATTGTTTTGTGGATATCTTTAGAATAAAATTGTGGAGCTTATTTGTATTTACCCTAATTTGGGGTATTTTGTTTGGCAGTAACATTATTTGCTGCAGAATAAAGCCTAAATTGGAGAAggaaggttttgtttttaaatcagtagatctctctgtatttctgttttgaaaacatgAGGGTGCAGCAACTGCTAGGTGCTTTTTAGTAGTTATCATTTGTAACTTAGCTGCCCTTTGTCTTCATGTGTTGCTTGTTGAGGATCTTGTGTTTGGGTCTGTATCTGGACTTAGTATAGCATGGAGAAGAATACAGCACCATTATCTCAGCCACATCTGTGGTACATAAGTTTGTTATGCAGTAACATTGATCTTCTGGGCAGCTAGATACAAATCTAAAAAGGATCTTCAAGGTAACCTTTTGCCTAAATTAGTAGTGAAATTCAGATCAGAAATAAGACCCAAATAAGTTTTAAACTTTTTGCCTGGTGAGTGATCACAGGATCCAGGCCGCAGGagtcaaagaaaaattaatggtGCAGCAAGTAAGTTGGACTAAGATTCCATTTTGTGTTTCAGAAATCAGTATTTTGATGTCTCACATTTACACTTACTTGCATAGTTAGTTGAGAGGTTTTGAAAATCTTTAacttttcattacatttttcttcttttatagggCTTTTCTTATATGCCTATTTTCCTCAAAATGAGTGTTACCTTCTTAAGACCTTTTGCCAGAGTTTTGGTGCCATTTACCCTTCATAGGAAGAGAAGGGTTTTATGTTCAACTGTTCTGCAGAGACACATGTCTTCCAAAATACCAGCTGCATCCTACCCTAATAAGGAGAGTACATCACCTCCTGAACAGCTGGAGTTGGATGGGTGGAAAATTACAATGAAATCTAGCGCTCAAGAAGAGGGTGTTTCAACAGTTTTGAGTAGCAAGGATGAAGATCCTCTAGCTGCCACCAAGGAGCTAATTGAGATGTGGAGACTACTTGGCAGAGACGTACCAGAACACATCAGTGAAGAAGAGCTCAAAACCATTATGGAATGTGTTTCTAAATcatccaaaagaaaatatttaaaatatttatatgttcgggaaaaaatgaaaaaagtcaagcaaataaaaaaggaaatgaaaatagcaGCAAAAGAACAAGTAAAGAAAGATCAGCTACCAGAAACCACTAAGGAAGATAAACAGCAAAACTTTCTATTTCTCCGACTTTGGGATAGGAATATGGACATTGCAATGGGCTGGAAGGGTGCCCAGGCCATGCAGTTTGGACAACCTCTGGTTTTTGACATGGCTTATGATGACTGTATGAAACCAAAAGAACTGCAGAATGCTGTTTCTCAACTTTTAGAAAGTGAGGGATGGAACAGGAGAAATGTCGATcctttccatatttatttttgcAATCTTAAAACAGGTGGTGCTTACCATAGAGAGTTAGTTAAACGTTATGGAGAAAAGTGGAACAAATTGCTTTTAACAGCAACAGAAATGTCTCATGTAGATTTATTTCCAAAGGATAATATGATATATTTAACTGCAGATTCTCCCAATGTTATGACTACTTTCAAGCATGACAAGATTTATATAGTGGGATCTTTGGTTGATAAGAATATGCAGCCAGGCATATCCCTAGCCAAGGCAAAACGGCTGAAGCTGGCAACAGAATGCCTTCCACTAGATAAATATTTACAGTGGGACACTGGTACGAAAAATCTCACCTTAGATCAAATGATACGTATTTTGCTATGTCTGAAAAACACTGGTAATTGGGAAGAGGCTTTGAAGTTTgttcctaggagaaaacatactGGTTATCTGGAGATTTCTCAGCATTCTCAAGAGTTTATTAACAGACTGAAGAAGTCAAAGACTTTTAATTCATTTCCAAGAAGCTCTGTAAATAGACGCTCACAGAAAAGTTAGCTTGAATTAGAATAATTCATTATAATCCAGTTCTATTAGTCTATTTCATCCTGAATGGAATTCACTTGCTCTTTCTTTTAAAGGTTGTTTTTCCAAACTAACTGAAATACTGTCTTTCTCCAATTAATTAAATATCTACAAAACTTTGGAACTATATTTTGTTTACTATAAAAGGAAACAAtagtattaaaaagtaaaaagagttGTCCACATTTATTTGAGTCCAGTAAAACAACTGTACCACTGGTGTGGCTTTTTTATGACTACTTTGAGCCTCAgacttcattttccttcttaaatgTTCTTTTAGCCATGTCAGTAACTACCCTTTCTTCAAAAATTGATGAATCTTCAGGTGGtggttgattttttaaagtaacagttGGTACAGTGCTGGGCATGTCATAGGCACTAAGGTATATTGTTTAACTGTATCTTGGTTAAACAGAAAGTTAAGACACCCCTTGGCATGTCATGAAATTGGGCTGCATAATGCCAAGTGGGCTTGTGGGGATAAAACTCATTTCTTGTCCTTTTaggaaaaatgatttattttagagTGTTACTATAGCACTTCCCATATTgtagatggctttttttttttttttttcaaggaaatacTTCCTATTCTCTAGCCCTGTGATTTGAATGGAAGCTGCCATATTTTTACAGACCTTACCCCCTGGCCACAGCTGATTATCCCAAAAAAGACACCTCACTCAAGCTTTGAGATGTGTATCTGACTTTAAGACAGGTCAGTCAGAATCCTTTTCCAGGATTTTTGGACTTCTCAAGATAGCTTGTGTTAACTTTTCTAGTGGTAAACTTTGAGAGGTAGGAAGCTCTGGAATTGGTGGTGGCCATGCCCTCTTCTGTGAAGGAAGTCAGGCATACAGAAATGAACTTTAGGAACCATATTCATTGTAGACTTTTTGCaccattaaaaattttgaaaacatggGAAATAGAGATGTATGGCCAAGTATTTGTACCTAGTTCCTATACTGGAAATTAGCACAAGGTATACTATCCAATACATCTCTTAAAGCAGGACTCAAGTCTTCTACCAAATACTaagtacctactctgtgccaaaTAGTTACTATGcaattttcattaattatttaaaCAACTAAGTTTATGTACTATCATTAACACcttttttacagataaggaaaatttacttaaaataattcagcCTTTAAGTATCTCAATTCAAAAGGTCTGTCTGACTTTAAAGTCTCAGCTTTTAACCTATAAATTAAGCCCTCTATAATAAGGCAAGTGTGAAATGGAATGGAAAAACACAGAATGCCTAGCCCAAACTCAAGGAATCGGGAAAGGCCTTTAAGAAAGTGATGTGTAAACTTAGAATTGATGAGAAGTGCATTATGAGTGAATTTCAACTCTTAGACCCTACTAAGTAGCAAGGTGCTAATACTTGAACAGCTTGAGAtagattgaaaataaaagcttgcTTAGtgtgcaagaggtcctgggttcgatccccagtacctccgctaacatatatacatacgtaaAGTAGCACAGTGGTTAAGAACAAGGGGTTAAGACTGCCTGACAGGATCGGCACTAGAGGAAAGCAAACAAG includes the following:
- the TRMT10C gene encoding tRNA methyltransferase 10 homolog C — protein: MRHLFHFLILCCTTVPLFHAGRRSLCGVTSYGSAGKKGWDFRLRLFGQQPIRRGVIGGLWLFAERISGQRFAAESCVLLGSLRFAPVGNILSALLGFSYMPIFLKMSVTFLRPFARVLVPFTLHRKRRVLCSTVLQRHMSSKIPAASYPNKESTSPPEQLELDGWKITMKSSAQEEGVSTVLSSKDEDPLAATKELIEMWRLLGRDVPEHISEEELKTIMECVSKSSKRKYLKYLYVREKMKKVKQIKKEMKIAAKEQVKKDQLPETTKEDKQQNFLFLRLWDRNMDIAMGWKGAQAMQFGQPLVFDMAYDDCMKPKELQNAVSQLLESEGWNRRNVDPFHIYFCNLKTGGAYHRELVKRYGEKWNKLLLTATEMSHVDLFPKDNMIYLTADSPNVMTTFKHDKIYIVGSLVDKNMQPGISLAKAKRLKLATECLPLDKYLQWDTGTKNLTLDQMIRILLCLKNTGNWEEALKFVPRRKHTGYLEISQHSQEFINRLKKSKTFNSFPRSSVNRRSQKS